From the genome of Gemmatimonadaceae bacterium:
GACGCATGATGACCTCGAACGCGGCACCCTCACCGTTGACGGCGCGCGCGACCAGGGCCGCCTCGTCGTCGGCGTCCGGGTCATGCGCGATCGTTCGATGTGTCGAAGACGGCATCGGAGCCTCCGTCGGATCCACGCGGATTTCGGAACCTATCACCTCGCCCTCTCCCGGGTGACGGCGCGGCGTGACGCGCCCACGCCGGGAGACGGCTGCTCGATGTCTCATCGGGCGAACTTCTGCGGAAAGGCGGCGACGAGCCCGGCACTGAGCGCATCGGCGAAATGCTGCATGTGCGACTCTGCACCCGCATAGGCCGCGATGCCCTCGGCGTATCGCCCCTGCAGCACCGCGGTGGCGTAGAGGAGCGTCGTGTCGATGTGCTTCTTCAGCATCTCGCGCGCGTCGGCCTGCTTCCAGTTGGGGTTGGCCCGCGCGAGAAAGTCGGCGATGTCCTGCGCGTTGCCATAGGCGGCGGCAATGGCCTTGTCCAACGTCGGCTTGTCGTTGGCCTTCGCCGCCTTCACGACCGCGACGGCGTCGGTGATGTGCTGCTGAAGGAGCTTCGTCAGCGCCCGACCCGCCGCCTCACCATAGAAGGGTGCGATGGCGTTGCCGATGTCCACCTGGTTCTGCATCAGTCGCGCGGCCGTTGCCTCGAGGGCGGGTGAGTCGGTGGCGAGCGCCGTGACCGCGGCATACGTCCATTCCATGTGCTGGGCCCACAGCGACTGCATAGCCGAGTAGAGCGCGCTTGCGCTTGCCGTGCGCGTGGTGGCCATTCGCGCGTCGGCCCCGCGCGTCGGGGTCTGCGCAGCAACGGCGGTCGGGCGGAGAAGCGGAGCCGCGAGCAGCGCGGCCAGAGCGCCAACGAGGGCGCGGCACCGGAGTGAATCACGGCGGAAATCGAGGTGGCGAAACATGGTGACTCCTGGGTTGGGCGCCGATGTTGTCCGGCGCGGGTCGGGATACCTGCCGGCGGCAGTGGCCCCTCACTGCGTTTGATGGCAGGAGGCCGCGCGGCGTTCCCGGTCAGCGCGCGGCACCGGAGGTACCCGAACAAAGACCGGCAGGCTATATTCTCGCCCATGACCGGACGCGCCGAGTTCCGCATTCAGTCGCCTTTCCAGCCCGCCGGCGACCAGCCCCGCGCCATCGCCGAGCTCTCGGCCGGTCTGGAGCGGGGCGACCGGTTTCAGTCCCTGCTCGGCGTGACGGGGTCAGGCAAGACGATGACCATGGCGCACGTCATCGCCAACTACGGCAAACCCACGCTCGTCCTGTCACACAACAAGACGCTCGCCGCGCAGCTCTACGGGGAGCTCAAGAGCTTTTTCCCCACCAACGCGGTCGAGTACTTCATTTCGTACTACGACTACTACCAGCCCGAGGCCTACGTCCCTTCGAGCGACACCTACATCGAAAAGGACGCGTCGATCAACGAGGACATCGACCGGCTGCGGCTGCGCGCGACCTCGTCGCTCATGGAGCGCGACGACGTGGTGATCGTGGCCACGGTGTCAGCCATCTACGGGCTCGGCGATCCGGTGGAGTATCGGAAGCGCATGGTGACGCTGTCGCGCGGGCAGAAGATCACGCGCGACCACATCCTGCGTCAGCTCGTGGGGATCCTGTATTCCCGCAACGACGTGGCGTTCGATCGCGGGACGTTCCGCGTGCGGGGCGACACGGTCGAGATCCTGCCGGCCTACGAGGAGCAGGGGGTTCGCGTCGAGCTGTGGGGTGACGAGATCGAACGCATCTCCAAGATCTCGACGGTCACCGGCGAGACGATTGCCGAACTCGAACGGGCCGCGATCTATCCCGCGAAGCACTTCATCACCTCGCGGCCGTCGCTCGAGCGGGCCGGGACGGCGATTCGCGAAGAACTGCGTGAGCGCCTGACGGTGCTCCGGAACGCCGGCAAGCTCCTCGAGGCACAGCGCCTCGAATCGCGCACCAACTTCGATCTCGAGATGATGATGGAGATCGGGACGTGCGCCGGGATCGAGAACTACTCCCGCCACCTGGCCTCGCGGGCCGAGGGGGAGCGGCCCGCCGTGCTGTTCGACTACTTCCCCGAGGATTTTCTCGTCATCGTGGACGAGTCGCACGTGACGTTGCCTCAGGTGCGCGGGATGTACAACGGCGACCGCGCCCGCAAGGAAACGTTGGTGGAGTACGGCTTTCGGCTGCCGTCGGCGCTCGACAACCGACCGCTGGTGTTCGACGAGTTTCTCGCGATGACCCCGCAGGCGATCTTCGTCTCCGCCACGCCGGCGGACCTCGAACTCCAGCTCTCCCAGGGCGTGGTGGTCGAGCAGGTCATCCGCCCCACGGGGCTGATCGATCCCGAGATCGAGATTCGCCCGGTTCGCGGGCAGGTCGATGACCTGCTCAACGAGATTCGCCTTCGCGAACGGCGCGGTGAGCGGACGCTGGTCACCACGCTGACCAAGCGAATGGCCGAGGACCTGACGGACTACCTCGCCCAGACCGGCGTTCGCGTGCGCTACATGCACTCGGACATCGACGCGATCGAGCGAATGGAGATCGTGCGCGGGCTGCGGCTTGGGGAGTTCGACGTGCTGGTGGGGATCAACCTGCTGCGCGAAGGGCTGGACATGCCGGAGGTCTCGCTCGTCGCGATCCTCGATGCCGACCAGGAGGGGTTCCTGCGCTCGGACCGGTCGCTGATCCAGACCGTCGGTCGTGCCGCGCGGCACGTGAACGGTCGCGCGATTTTCTACGCCGATCGGGTGACCGAGTCGATGCAGCGCTGCATCGACGAGACGACGCGACGTCGGGCCACGCAGCAGGAGTGGAACGCAACGCACGGCATCGTGCCCCAGGGTGTGGTGAAGAGCGTTGACGAGGTTCGCTTTA
Proteins encoded in this window:
- the uvrB gene encoding excinuclease ABC subunit UvrB, which gives rise to MTGRAEFRIQSPFQPAGDQPRAIAELSAGLERGDRFQSLLGVTGSGKTMTMAHVIANYGKPTLVLSHNKTLAAQLYGELKSFFPTNAVEYFISYYDYYQPEAYVPSSDTYIEKDASINEDIDRLRLRATSSLMERDDVVIVATVSAIYGLGDPVEYRKRMVTLSRGQKITRDHILRQLVGILYSRNDVAFDRGTFRVRGDTVEILPAYEEQGVRVELWGDEIERISKISTVTGETIAELERAAIYPAKHFITSRPSLERAGTAIREELRERLTVLRNAGKLLEAQRLESRTNFDLEMMMEIGTCAGIENYSRHLASRAEGERPAVLFDYFPEDFLVIVDESHVTLPQVRGMYNGDRARKETLVEYGFRLPSALDNRPLVFDEFLAMTPQAIFVSATPADLELQLSQGVVVEQVIRPTGLIDPEIEIRPVRGQVDDLLNEIRLRERRGERTLVTTLTKRMAEDLTDYLAQTGVRVRYMHSDIDAIERMEIVRGLRLGEFDVLVGINLLREGLDMPEVSLVAILDADQEGFLRSDRSLIQTVGRAARHVNGRAIFYADRVTESMQRCIDETTRRRATQQEWNATHGIVPQGVVKSVDEVRFITRVADAREEREARAKRVAESGAHWGAEAFDERLADLEVQMRRAAEDLDFEQAARLRDEVFELRASRDRAANARKRDAFADIRASR